A single window of Apium graveolens cultivar Ventura unplaced genomic scaffold, ASM990537v1 ctg6261, whole genome shotgun sequence DNA harbors:
- the LOC141703140 gene encoding uncharacterized protein LOC141703140, whose translation MDKSWISKDRDSLEFEIGVEEFLIFAEENCKDPKRIPYPCGRCVNFKKLSTKIIRGHIYDHGFSLGYVNWIWHEEKSTRSTWSSIGSTRPASDQPIEHFVASETVEVCEAAFNSGNYDKDSYDFQRFVVDAEQPLFEGSECTKLESMLKLHNWKARFGISDTAFTELLSSVGSILPKDNVLPPNAYEAKKTLSDLGLVYIKIHSCPNDCILYRGIHSDASQCPHCKLSRWKVRKNGQLRVNVPAKVMWYFPIIPRFKRLFKSPSTAELMTWHANQRINDDKMRHPADSPSWRNIDYRWPAFGSESRNIRLALSADGINPHTNGLVNRYTCWPVVLVTYNLPPWLCMKRKFMMLSVLVPGPHEPGNNIDVYLQPLIDDLKKLWEEGEPNVYDAYSKSYFTLKAILLWTINDFPAYGNLSGCVNKGYKSCPICGDDTVAKYLSHSRKMCFQGHRRYFPRQHPYRRQKAAFNGQQELGNACQPLSGEEVLARQERIDFCFEKEVKKSKKMECPWKKKYVFFELEYWKYHHVRHCLDVMHIEKNVCDNLLGTLLNMRKSKDSEAAHRDMIDMGVRHDLAPQVGEKKTYQPPSPFTLSKVEKKKVLNSFLSMKLPSGHGSNIKNCVSMSDLKIYGLKSHDCHILLQQLLPVAIRSVLPKNVRVTIIRLCFFFNALCSKVVDVSKLDKLQSDVIITLCDLEKIFPSSFFDVMLHLIVHLVLEVRLCGPVFYRWMYAFERFNKVLKSYLRNRYYPEGCMAESYLKEESVEFCTEFMSQTCTTAGIPVEQGKQSGPLFAAIIKVVEEKERDEAHLHVLQNNDEVYSYIVMHKEYLDEIYRGKKKCSLALGRAQSAICRLVSSEMKGNPDAVSETIRWLAGKPSFSVLTYQGFSVNGVRYFTKDRDDARVVQNSGVSVVAKAVQVSSAKDLNPIESDMTFYGIILEVWELDYHEFKAPLFLCKWAENDKGLKIDDLGFTLVDFNRQGHKKDKYVSVDQVNQVFYIKDLVDPTWPIVLTSTTRDYQELYNDDDLGDTNMEHPPFCSNIPASDVTNEDVAHSIRPNVEGIWVKK comes from the exons CAACCAAAATCATAAGGGGACATATCTACGATCATGGTTTTAGTTTGGGGTATGTTAATTGGATTTGGCATGAAGAAAAATCTACTAGGAGTACTTGGTCTTCTATAGGTAGTACACGTCCTGCTTCAGACCAACCTATAGAGCACTTTGTTGCATCAGAAActgttgaagtttgtgaagcggCTTTTAATTCGGGTAATTACGATAAGGATTCATATGATTTTCAGAGGTTTGTTGTTGATGCGGAACAACCGTTGTTTGAGGGCAGCGAGTGCACAAAGTTAGAGTCAATGTTAAAATTGCACAACTGGAAAGCTAGGTTTGGTATTAGCGACACTGCCTTTACTGAGCTGCTCTCTTCAGTTGGCTCGATCCTTCCCAAAGATAATGTGTTGCCTCCTAACGCATATGAAGCGAAGAAAACTTTATCCGATTTAGGTCTAGTGTATATAAAAATTCATTCGTGTCCCAATGATTGTATACTGTATAGGGGCATACATTCTGATGCTTCTCAGTGTCCTCATTGCAAGCTGTCACGTTGGAAAGTACGGAAGAATGGCCAACTTAGGGTCAATGTTCCAGCCAAGGTCATGTGGTATTTTCCTATAATTCCAAGATTTAAACGGTTATTTAAATCTCCCTCTACTGCTGAACTCATGACTTGGCATGCAAATCAGCGAATAAATGATGACAAGATGCGACATCCGGCCGACTCTCCTTCTTGGAGGAATATCGATTACCGGTGGCCTGCCTTTGGTAGTGAATCTAGGAATATTAGGTTGGCTTTATCAGCGGATGGTATCAACCCGCATACTAATGGGTTAGTCAATCGATATACATGCTGGCCAGTAGTGTTGGTAACGTACAATCTTCCTCCGTGGTTATGCATGAAAAGGAAGTTCATGATGTTGTCAGTTTTAGTTCCTGGTCCACATGAGCCGGGAAATAACATTGACGTTTATTTACAACCGTTGATTGATGATCTGAAAAAACTTTGGGAAGAAGGTGAACCAAACGTTTATGACGCCTATAGTAAATCATATTTCACTCTAAAAGCAATTTTATTGTGGACTATAAATGATTTTCCAGCATATGGAAACTTGTCAGGCTGCGTGAATAAGGGTTATAAGAGTTGTCCAATTTGTGGTGACGATACTGTGGCTAAATATTTAAGTCACAGTAGGAAGATGTGCTTCCAAGGTCATCGCCGTTATTTTCCTAGGCAGCACCCTTATAGGAGGCAGAAGGCGGCCTTTAACGGACAACAAGAGTTGGGGAACGCATGTCAACCCCTTTCCGGAGAAGAAGTGTTAGCGCGTCAGGAACGAATTGATTTTTGTTTTGAAAAAGAGGTGAAGAAGTCGAAGAAGatggaatgtccatggaagaaAAAATATGTTTTCTTTGAGTTAGAATATTGGAAATATCATCATGTTCGCCACTGTCTCGATGTTATGCACATCGAGAAAAATGTGTGTGATAATCTGCTTGGGACGTTATTAAATATGCGAAAGTCAAAAGATAGTGAGGCGGCACATCGTGATATGATTGATATGGGTGTTAGACATGATTTAGCTCCTCAAGTAGGAGAAAAGAAGACCTATCAGCCTCCTTCCCCTTTTACTTTGTCGAAGGTTGAAAAAAAGAAAGTGTTGAACTCATTTTTGTCTATGAAACTTCCTTCTGGACATGGATCAAACATAAAAAATTGTGTATCCATGTCTGATTTGAAGATATACGGGCTTAAGTCCCATGACTGCCATatccttctccaacaactccTCCCTGTTGCCATTCGATCCGTTCTCCCAAAAAATGTTAGGGTCACAATCATACGACTGTGCTTCTTTTTTAATGCTTTATGCAGCAAAGTTGTCGATGTCTCGAAACTCGATAAATTGcagtcagatgtaataataaccttatgcgaTCTAGAAAAAATATTCCCTTCATCATTTTTTGATGTAATGTTACATCTTATTGTCCACTTGGTCCTAGAAGTGCGTTTATGTGGACCGGTATTTTATAGATGGATGTATGCCTTCGAACGATTCAATAAAGTGCTAAAGAGCTACCTACGAAACCGATATTATCCTGAAGGTTGTATGGCAGAAAGCTACCTTAAAGAAGAATCAGTAGAATTCTGCACAGAATTTATGAGCCAGACTTGTACAACTGCCGGCATTCCAGTTGAGCAAGGCAAGCAATCTGGTCCATTATTTGCCGCGATAATAAAGGTCGTGGAAGAAAAAGAGCGAGATGAGGCTCATCTGCATGTCCTTCAAAACAATGATGAAGTGTATTCCTATATCGT AATGCACAAGGAGTATTTGGATGAAATTTACCGAGGGAAAAAAAAGTGTTCATTGGCTCTTGGGAGAGCACAATCGGCTATTTGCCGATTG GTAAGTAGTGAAATGAAGGGAAATCCCGATGCTGTTTCAGAGACGATACGATGGCTCGCTGGAAAACCATcattttctgttttaacttatcAAGGTTTTTCAGTCAATGGAGTCCGATACTTTACGAAAGACCGAGATGATGCGCGAGTTGTTCAAAATAGTGGAGTTTCTGTGGTTGCTAAGGCAGTCCAGGTGTCCAGTGCGAAAGATTTAAACCCCATTGAGAGTGATATGACCTTTTATGGCATAATCTTGGAAGTATGGGAGTTGGATTACCATGAGTTCAAAGCTCCACTCTTCTTGTGTAAATGGGCAGAGAATGATAAAGGCTTAAAGATCGACGATCTTGGCTTCACACTTGTGGATTTCAATCGACAAGGCCATAAGAAGGATAAATATGTCTCTGTTGACCAAGTCAACCAGGTGTTTTACATTAAAGATCTGGTTGATCCTACTTGGCCGATCGTGTTAACTTCCACAACTAGAGACTATCAAGAGTTGTATAACGACGATGATTTGGGTGACACGAACATGGAACATCCTCCCTTCTGCTCTAACATCCCTGCTTCTGATGTGACCAATGAAGACGTTGCGCATAGTATTAGGCCTAATGTTGAGGGAATTTGGGTTAAAAAATGA